In Thermoplasmatales archaeon, one genomic interval encodes:
- a CDS encoding ABC transporter permease — MRAFLTMVYRQIKRFWRGKSRVASAIINPIIWLVFFGLGWSKVFDSPMAKQIFGGIDYISFLAPGLMTMGLFTASFISGVTVIWDKQFGFLKETMVAPASRKSIIAGRIFGDAIISSIQGFIILLFTFPLAKALKINGFIPALLVGFILSIAISSMGVSLSLKMASMEGFQMIMMVIMMPLIFLSGAIYPINTMPKWMQYIAYVNPLTYAVDASRGLLLGISKFSLLTDFSVLSIIAIIFLSSAMLLFERATIE; from the coding sequence ATGAGGGCTTTCCTAACCATGGTTTATAGACAAATAAAAAGGTTTTGGCGGGGAAAATCAAGAGTTGCGAGTGCAATAATAAACCCCATAATATGGCTTGTTTTCTTTGGGTTAGGATGGAGCAAAGTTTTTGATTCACCAATGGCAAAGCAGATTTTTGGAGGAATTGATTATATTTCCTTTCTTGCCCCAGGCCTTATGACAATGGGCCTATTCACTGCTTCATTTATCAGTGGTGTTACTGTTATATGGGATAAGCAATTTGGATTTCTTAAGGAAACGATGGTTGCTCCCGCATCAAGAAAAAGTATAATTGCGGGAAGAATATTTGGAGATGCAATAATTTCTTCAATTCAGGGATTTATAATACTCCTTTTTACATTTCCACTGGCAAAAGCATTAAAAATTAATGGCTTCATTCCCGCTTTGCTTGTCGGCTTTATTCTTTCAATCGCAATTTCATCAATGGGAGTCAGTTTGTCTCTTAAAATGGCCAGCATGGAAGGATTTCAGATGATAATGATGGTAATAATGATGCCCTTGATTTTTTTGAGCGGAGCAATATATCCAATAAATACAATGCCAAAGTGGATGCAATATATCGCTTATGTAAATCCATTGACTTATGCGGTTGATGCGTCTCGTGGCCTTTTGCTCGGGATTTCAAAATTCTCATTACTCACTGATTTCTCAGTTCTTTCAATAATAGCGATAATTTTCCTATCTTCAGCTATGCTTCTTTTTGAAAGGGCAACAATTGAATAG
- a CDS encoding ATP-binding cassette domain-containing protein — protein MYAIVVENLTKKFGELVAVNNVSFKVKSGEIFSFLGPNGAGKTTTIHILVTLLKPTSGSAFVAGHDVLKEAKEVRKKIGIVFQEPSLDVNLTAYENLYIHGGIYGYSSSELKNKIDELLRFVELENFRNKVVKTFSGGMARRLEVAKSLIHEPEILFLDEPTIGLDPQTRVRVWEYIERLREEKDITIFLTTHYMDEAEQLSDRIAIIDNGKLIAYDTPENLKSMLGEDIIYIKAENPECFDEDFTKNCKILEDGRIEINVDNASTAIPKIFEIAQKKGIKINDITYHKPTLNDVFIHLTGKDLRDKENSEPKMRRRFA, from the coding sequence ATGTATGCAATAGTCGTAGAAAATTTAACAAAAAAATTTGGCGAACTTGTGGCGGTAAATAATGTTTCATTTAAAGTAAAAAGTGGAGAAATCTTCTCCTTTCTCGGCCCAAACGGCGCAGGAAAAACAACCACAATTCACATTCTTGTCACCCTTTTAAAGCCAACCTCTGGCTCCGCTTTTGTGGCGGGGCATGATGTTCTGAAGGAGGCGAAAGAGGTGAGGAAGAAGATAGGGATAGTTTTTCAGGAGCCAAGTTTGGATGTAAATTTAACCGCATATGAAAATCTTTACATTCATGGAGGGATATATGGCTATTCAAGTAGTGAGTTGAAAAATAAAATAGATGAGTTGCTTAGATTTGTTGAGCTGGAAAATTTTAGGAATAAGGTTGTTAAGACATTTAGTGGAGGGATGGCAAGAAGGCTTGAGGTAGCAAAATCTCTTATTCATGAGCCAGAAATACTTTTCTTAGACGAGCCAACAATTGGGCTTGATCCTCAAACAAGGGTTAGGGTATGGGAATATATAGAGAGGTTGAGAGAGGAAAAAGATATAACTATATTTCTAACGACGCATTATATGGATGAGGCGGAGCAATTGTCAGATAGAATAGCAATAATAGACAATGGAAAATTAATTGCTTATGACACCCCTGAAAATCTTAAGAGCATGTTAGGAGAAGATATTATTTACATAAAAGCGGAAAATCCAGAATGTTTTGATGAAGATTTTACAAAAAATTGTAAAATTTTAGAAGATGGAAGAATTGAGATTAATGTTGATAATGCTAGCACCGCAATTCCAAAAATTTTTGAAATAGCCCAGAAAAAGGGTATAAAAATAAATGATATAACATATCACAAACCAACCCTTAATGATGTTTTTATTCATCTCACAGGAAAAGATTTGAGAGATAAAGAAAATTCTGAGCCAAAAATGAGGAGGAGATTTGCATGA
- a CDS encoding PadR family transcriptional regulator, whose amino-acid sequence MFKDIKEMKIKEAIKLMLLNYMKEGKIHGYALMKKISEDRGKKTSTGVIYPLLSELEEEGLIKSESKQNKKFYKITLKGLSYLNRRKEKFREIIEHMNKAREFEKMGMDELRDALRRAFIKFEMLNEKQKRKISKVMKNASKEIKYIVEQGK is encoded by the coding sequence ATGTTTAAAGATATAAAAGAAATGAAAATTAAGGAAGCTATAAAACTAATGCTTTTAAATTACATGAAGGAAGGTAAAATACATGGTTATGCACTAATGAAAAAAATATCGGAAGATAGGGGAAAGAAGACAAGCACAGGAGTTATCTATCCTTTGCTTTCCGAGCTTGAAGAAGAAGGATTGATTAAATCCGAGAGTAAACAAAATAAAAAATTTTACAAGATAACTCTTAAAGGACTGAGTTATTTGAACAGGAGAAAGGAGAAATTTAGAGAAATTATTGAGCATATGAATAAAGCAAGGGAATTTGAAAAAATGGGTATGGATGAGCTTAGAGATGCTCTGCGAAGGGCATTTATCAAATTCGAAATGTTGAATGAAAAGCAGAAAAGAAAAATATCTAAAGTTATGAAAAATGCATCAAAGGAAATTAAATATATAGTTGAGCAGGGTAAATAA
- a CDS encoding SemiSWEET transporter, with protein sequence MNPTIIGLFAALFTTISFIPQVIKTYKLRRAEDISLAMYVLFCTGIFLWLIYGLIIRNLPIILANSITLSLSSIVLFFKIKYG encoded by the coding sequence ATGAATCCAACAATAATTGGACTATTTGCCGCTCTATTTACTACAATATCCTTTATTCCACAGGTTATAAAAACATATAAGCTTCGCAGAGCGGAAGATATATCTCTTGCAATGTATGTTTTATTTTGTACAGGAATATTTCTCTGGCTTATTTATGGTCTGATTATAAGGAATTTACCTATAATTTTGGCAAATTCAATAACACTTTCTTTATCTTCAATTGTTCTATTTTTCAAAATAAAATACGGTTAA
- the prf1 gene encoding peptide chain release factor 1, with product MLEKKDKFLLKKKIEELRNIRGQHTELISLYIPPTRQISDVMAYLRNEYSESTNIKSKQTRKNVLSAIEGIMARLKYFKSPPPNGLVFFVGMVGEPPKLFAEVIEPPVPINTYLYRCDSQFYLQPLEEIIEEKDVYGLLLIDRRECTIGFLQGSRIELATYMTSRVPGKHGKGGQSQRRFERLTEIAAHEWFVKAGEKASQLFLEKNVKGVIVGGPGPTKREFVNGNYLDYRVKEKIIGLYDTGYTDEYGLRELINSASNDIEELDIVKDRKVMQRFLEEIKKNSGLAIYGEEEVKNALMAGMLDVLLISSELERYKVKAYCTNCGYSFEGIVEKLNIQCPKCNGNMEIKEKKDIIEEYAELAEKSSTQMEIISRESEEGEILYRAFNGIAGILRYRKE from the coding sequence ATGCTTGAAAAAAAGGACAAATTCTTGCTTAAAAAGAAAATTGAGGAGTTAAGAAATATAAGGGGACAGCATACAGAGCTTATTTCTCTTTATATTCCTCCTACTCGCCAGATAAGCGATGTAATGGCATATTTAAGAAATGAATATTCTGAATCAACAAATATAAAATCTAAACAGACACGCAAAAATGTTTTGTCCGCAATTGAAGGAATAATGGCAAGACTGAAATATTTTAAATCTCCTCCCCCAAATGGCTTAGTTTTTTTTGTCGGTATGGTTGGTGAGCCACCAAAATTGTTTGCGGAAGTTATTGAGCCACCTGTCCCAATAAACACCTATCTTTATAGATGCGATTCCCAATTTTATCTTCAACCTCTTGAGGAAATTATAGAAGAGAAAGATGTATATGGTCTTCTTTTAATTGATAGAAGAGAATGCACAATTGGCTTCTTGCAGGGTAGCAGAATAGAATTGGCAACCTATATGACTTCTCGCGTCCCAGGCAAGCACGGCAAGGGCGGGCAGAGCCAGAGGAGATTTGAAAGGCTTACTGAAATAGCAGCTCATGAATGGTTTGTTAAAGCGGGAGAAAAAGCATCTCAACTTTTCCTTGAAAAAAATGTTAAAGGCGTGATTGTGGGGGGGCCTGGGCCTACTAAAAGGGAGTTTGTTAATGGGAATTATCTTGATTATAGGGTGAAGGAAAAAATAATCGGGTTATATGATACAGGATATACTGATGAATACGGGCTCAGGGAGCTTATAAATTCCGCATCAAATGATATAGAGGAGCTTGATATTGTAAAGGACAGGAAAGTTATGCAGAGATTTCTTGAAGAAATTAAGAAAAACAGCGGGCTTGCAATATATGGGGAGGAAGAGGTAAAGAATGCATTGATGGCTGGAATGCTTGATGTGCTTTTGATTTCATCGGAGCTTGAAAGATATAAGGTTAAGGCATATTGCACAAATTGTGGCTATAGTTTTGAAGGAATTGTTGAAAAGCTAAACATTCAATGCCCTAAATGCAATGGGAATATGGAAATAAAAGAAAAGAAGGATATAATTGAAGAATATGCGGAGCTTGCGGAAAAGTCATCAACTCAAATGGAAATAATAAGCAGGGAAAGCGAGGAAGGAGAGATACTATATAGAGCATTTAATGGAATAGCGGGGATATTGAGATATAGGAAAGAATAG